A stretch of the Anaeromyxobacter sp. genome encodes the following:
- the pdxA gene encoding 4-hydroxythreonine-4-phosphate dehydrogenase PdxA encodes MSARIAISLGDPSGIGPEVTAAALRELGREVTPLLCGDPGLLERGFGRLGLPVLEPGERLPRGGAFVAVTRLAARALAPGRPAPLGGAAQLAFLTAAYDLVQNGAAAALCTAPVSKAQVALALPGFVGHTEWLEARGGGGRSVMMLAGQRLKVALVTNHLPLSSVRAALTPALIAETIAVTHRALVQDLGVARPRIALAAWNPHAGESGTVGDEEARLCQPALALARRGRTPAAGPFPADSVFFRAALGEFDAVVALYHDQGLIPVKLLDSVMGDAAVNVTLGLPIVRTSPDHGVAYSLAGTGKASAASMVAALRLAARIARVRARRGA; translated from the coding sequence GTGAGCGCACGCATCGCCATCTCGCTGGGTGACCCCTCCGGCATCGGGCCGGAGGTGACCGCGGCCGCGCTGCGCGAGCTCGGCCGCGAGGTGACGCCGCTGCTGTGCGGCGACCCCGGGCTGCTGGAGCGCGGCTTCGGGCGGCTCGGGCTGCCGGTGCTGGAGCCGGGCGAGCGGCTGCCGCGCGGCGGGGCCTTCGTGGCGGTGACCCGGCTGGCGGCGCGGGCGCTGGCGCCGGGGCGGCCGGCGCCGCTGGGGGGCGCCGCCCAGCTGGCCTTCCTCACCGCGGCCTACGACCTGGTGCAGAACGGCGCGGCGGCGGCGCTCTGCACCGCCCCGGTCTCCAAGGCCCAGGTGGCCCTGGCCCTGCCCGGCTTCGTGGGCCACACCGAGTGGCTGGAGGCGCGCGGCGGCGGCGGGCGCTCGGTGATGATGCTGGCGGGCCAGCGGCTCAAGGTGGCGCTGGTGACCAACCACCTGCCGCTCTCGTCGGTGCGCGCCGCGCTCACGCCGGCGCTCATCGCCGAGACCATCGCGGTGACGCACCGGGCGCTGGTGCAGGACCTCGGCGTGGCCAGGCCGCGCATCGCCCTGGCGGCCTGGAACCCGCACGCCGGCGAGTCCGGGACGGTGGGCGACGAGGAGGCCCGGCTCTGCCAGCCGGCGCTGGCCCTGGCGCGGCGGGGCCGCACCCCGGCGGCCGGCCCCTTCCCCGCCGACTCGGTCTTCTTCCGGGCCGCGCTCGGGGAGTTCGACGCGGTGGTGGCGCTCTACCACGACCAGGGGCTCATCCCGGTGAAGCTGCTCGACTCGGTGATGGGCGACGCCGCGGTGAACGTGACGCTCGGGCTGCCCATCGTGCGGACCAGCCCCGACCACGGGGTGGCCTACTCCTTGGCCGGCACCGGGAAGGCCAGCGCCGCCAGCATGGTGGCCGCGCTCCGGCTGGCCGCGCGCATCGCCCGGGTGCGGGCGCGCCGCGGGGCCTGA